A genomic window from Arthrobacter sp. FW305-BF8 includes:
- a CDS encoding peroxidase family protein: MSFRLIAAATTLAMPAAMGLPVVAANAVQAPVGEGFTITASDLSYILKQIKIAEAHVANTTSATGPCGALVGTGPNQIPSPLVSAGLRTVDGSCNNLQPGQETFGAADQKFPRLTTPVFKGAENATTFGGPAASSYSQKSGTVVDSEPRVISNLIVDQTSTNPAAVAAAGNPVRTQGNEGVVPCTSDPDPLATPPVAGVPADCVPSHSTLFIENVTTDVGLSPPYNSMFTLFGQFFDHGVDQTVKGGGTVFVPLKADDPLRTVGPDRKANTGDEVPASQAFMVLTRGQNQPGTDGIMGTADDVQDANNTDSPWVDQSQTYTSHSSHQVFLREYVNNADGKPVATGKLLGGPDGPTAGGMATWTTTKAQAAALLGIQLRDKDVLNVPMIAADAYGKFIPGPARGLPQFVTATGLVEANRADNGGAGTLVPANVKYFDTPFLTDIAHNADPSPQDADHNPVTPPVSPTPDADTTASADFASQAPGTYDDEMLNAHFIAGDGRVNENIGLTAIHQIFHSEHDRLVDDIENVLTTDTSASGVKALAEWKLAAGADGWNGERLFQAARFITEMEYQHLVFEEFARKVQPAINPFEPFAFTQTELNPAVKAEFAHAVYRFGHSMLTETISRRNEDGPGADAAYGTSDDTKGSQNDISLLEGFLNPPEYTNGGTAGPLTSEEAAGSIIMGMSDQAGNELDEFVTDTLRSNLLGLPLDLAAINMTRARSEGIPRLNVLRRELFNSTNDSQLKPYISWVDFGENLKHPESLVNFVAAYGQHPSITGATTLAAKREAARLIVSPAAGEVAPADAAEFMNSTGLNWSNDGVNSKTGLDNVDLWVGGLAEQTVVFGGLLGSTFNYVFENQLTDLQNGDRLYYLARTPGMNLRAQLEGNSFAEMMMRNTNVHSLKADVFATSDCKFDLKKLAGTPAGFAADGNTVANDPDSECSEPDLLIRMPDGTIKYRARNTVDPSGINGQSVYTGTAGVDRIFGGNDSDTFWGGEGNDIIEGGDGADVALGGDGDDIITDLAGDDVPKGGPGNDAIDAGPGLDIVMGGDGKDFTNGGANANETFAGAGDDFVMLGQSLDAAFGDSGDDWEEGGDQPDLMQGDSGNLFFLDDSQKPGHDILIGQGGDDDYDMEGGDDIGLGGPGIEKVAGASGYDWEIGLGDPQPQNLDLDLPLVPLDILTADVRDKFNEVEAASGWKFDDKIRGDDVVPSGVGGGGFIGCNVLNQEGLDRIAGLDDLVPTLSTPADTVIGASASKDCPLLTPGSNVWGGGNILLGGGGSDVLEGRGADDIIDGDRYLSVRLSVRTNPNDPATEIGSAAADAPGQSAMTSRYQKDANGNLTGPTLQEAVFAGTVNPGNIVAVREILTGTGGTDSAVFSDVEANYTVTTTGGNGQLGSPGSVTTVVHNGGTDGTDTLRNVERLLFSDSVAPAAPVIGAATAGNTQATVNFTPAAGAVTGFNVRVVDAAGAQVGALRTADADATSLVVTGLANGQAFRFQVQAENAIGTSAFSAMSNMVTPAVPVLVTAVPSITGTAAAGSTLTAATGVWGPAPVTMSFQWFSNGVAVVGATLSTYTVRPADAGQPVTVTVTGAKDGYESVSTTSAAVQVAALPVTSPSALRDFNGDGNADIVARDNAGVLWTYLGNGSGTFPTRVRAGGGWNGMNIISASGDVNGDGRSDLLARESNGVLWSYLGNGSGTFPTRIRVGSGWNGMNTISASADLNGDGRADLVARDNAGVLWSYRGSGAGTFPTRIRVGGGWNIMNAITSTSDVNDDGRADLLARESNGVLWSYLGNGSGTFPNRIRVGTGWNGMNVITGAGDVNGDGRSDLVARQSNGTLWSYFGNGSGVFPTRVSAGGGWNLMSRIS; encoded by the coding sequence ATGTCATTCCGCCTGATTGCGGCAGCCACCACCTTGGCCATGCCGGCAGCGATGGGGCTGCCCGTGGTTGCAGCAAACGCGGTCCAGGCGCCGGTGGGGGAAGGCTTTACCATCACCGCTTCCGACCTCTCCTACATCCTGAAGCAGATCAAGATCGCCGAAGCCCACGTGGCCAACACGACCTCGGCTACCGGCCCCTGTGGCGCGCTGGTCGGCACGGGCCCCAACCAGATCCCGAGCCCCCTGGTGTCAGCCGGGCTGCGGACGGTCGACGGGTCCTGCAACAACCTGCAGCCCGGCCAGGAGACCTTCGGAGCAGCTGATCAGAAGTTCCCGCGCCTGACCACTCCGGTGTTTAAGGGTGCAGAGAACGCAACGACCTTCGGCGGCCCGGCCGCCTCGTCGTACAGCCAGAAGTCCGGGACTGTCGTGGACTCTGAGCCGCGGGTGATCAGCAACCTCATCGTGGACCAGACCTCCACCAACCCGGCCGCGGTGGCCGCGGCCGGCAACCCGGTCAGGACGCAGGGCAACGAAGGCGTTGTTCCCTGCACCAGCGACCCGGATCCCCTGGCCACGCCGCCTGTCGCCGGCGTTCCCGCAGACTGCGTGCCGTCCCACAGCACGCTGTTCATCGAGAACGTGACCACTGACGTCGGTCTCTCCCCGCCCTACAACTCGATGTTCACCCTCTTTGGCCAGTTCTTCGACCACGGCGTTGACCAGACGGTCAAGGGCGGCGGCACCGTCTTCGTGCCTCTGAAGGCCGACGACCCGCTGCGCACCGTTGGCCCCGACCGCAAAGCAAACACGGGCGACGAAGTTCCGGCGAGCCAGGCCTTCATGGTCCTGACCCGCGGCCAGAACCAGCCCGGTACGGACGGAATCATGGGCACCGCAGATGATGTCCAGGACGCGAACAACACGGACTCGCCCTGGGTCGACCAGAGCCAGACCTACACCTCGCACTCGTCACACCAGGTTTTCCTGCGGGAATACGTCAACAACGCCGACGGCAAGCCGGTTGCGACTGGCAAGCTGCTCGGCGGTCCTGACGGCCCCACCGCCGGCGGCATGGCAACCTGGACCACCACCAAGGCCCAGGCTGCGGCGCTTCTCGGTATCCAGTTGAGGGACAAGGACGTCCTGAACGTTCCAATGATCGCCGCAGACGCTTACGGCAAATTCATTCCCGGTCCGGCACGCGGGCTGCCGCAGTTCGTGACTGCAACCGGACTTGTTGAAGCCAACCGCGCCGACAACGGCGGCGCCGGCACCCTGGTGCCAGCGAACGTCAAGTACTTTGACACCCCGTTCCTGACGGACATCGCGCACAACGCGGATCCGTCCCCGCAGGACGCCGATCACAACCCCGTAACCCCGCCGGTTTCTCCAACTCCGGATGCGGACACCACGGCCTCGGCCGACTTCGCCAGCCAGGCACCCGGCACCTACGACGACGAGATGCTGAATGCACACTTCATCGCCGGTGATGGCCGTGTCAATGAGAACATCGGCCTGACCGCGATCCATCAGATCTTCCACTCAGAGCACGACAGGCTCGTCGACGACATTGAAAACGTCCTGACAACCGACACATCTGCCAGCGGCGTCAAGGCCCTGGCCGAGTGGAAGCTGGCCGCCGGCGCCGACGGCTGGAACGGTGAGCGGCTTTTCCAGGCGGCGCGGTTCATCACGGAGATGGAGTACCAGCACCTGGTCTTCGAGGAATTTGCCCGGAAGGTCCAGCCTGCCATCAACCCCTTTGAACCGTTTGCGTTCACGCAGACCGAGCTCAACCCCGCCGTCAAGGCGGAGTTCGCGCACGCCGTGTACCGCTTCGGCCACTCCATGCTGACGGAAACAATCTCGCGCAGGAATGAGGACGGGCCCGGCGCAGACGCCGCATACGGCACGTCCGACGACACCAAAGGCAGCCAGAACGACATCTCGCTGCTCGAGGGCTTCCTTAACCCGCCGGAGTACACCAATGGCGGCACTGCCGGTCCGCTGACCTCGGAAGAGGCTGCCGGTAGCATCATCATGGGAATGTCGGACCAGGCAGGCAACGAGCTGGACGAGTTCGTGACGGACACGCTCCGCAGCAACCTGCTGGGCCTGCCCCTGGACCTTGCCGCGATCAACATGACGCGTGCACGTTCTGAAGGCATTCCGCGGTTGAACGTCCTTCGGCGGGAGCTGTTCAACTCCACGAATGACAGCCAGCTCAAGCCCTACATCAGCTGGGTCGACTTCGGAGAGAACCTGAAGCACCCGGAGTCCCTGGTGAACTTCGTCGCAGCGTACGGCCAGCACCCGTCCATCACGGGCGCCACGACGCTGGCAGCCAAGCGGGAGGCCGCACGGCTCATCGTCAGCCCCGCCGCCGGGGAAGTCGCTCCGGCTGATGCAGCGGAATTCATGAACAGCACGGGTCTTAACTGGAGCAACGACGGCGTCAACTCGAAGACCGGCCTCGACAACGTCGACCTCTGGGTGGGCGGCCTCGCGGAGCAGACGGTGGTATTTGGTGGCCTGCTGGGCAGCACGTTCAACTACGTGTTTGAGAACCAGTTGACGGACCTGCAGAACGGCGACCGCCTGTACTACCTGGCGCGCACCCCGGGCATGAACCTGAGGGCGCAGCTGGAAGGCAACTCCTTCGCCGAAATGATGATGCGCAACACCAACGTTCACAGCCTGAAGGCCGACGTGTTCGCCACCTCGGACTGCAAGTTTGACCTCAAGAAACTGGCAGGCACCCCTGCTGGCTTTGCTGCCGACGGCAACACAGTGGCGAATGACCCGGATTCAGAATGCAGTGAGCCAGACCTGCTGATCCGTATGCCCGACGGCACGATCAAGTACCGTGCAAGAAACACAGTTGATCCCTCCGGTATCAACGGACAGAGCGTCTACACCGGCACCGCCGGCGTGGACCGTATCTTCGGCGGCAACGACAGCGACACCTTCTGGGGTGGCGAAGGCAATGACATCATCGAAGGTGGTGACGGCGCCGACGTCGCACTCGGCGGTGACGGTGACGACATCATCACTGACCTCGCCGGTGACGACGTCCCGAAGGGCGGCCCGGGCAATGACGCGATCGACGCCGGCCCCGGCCTGGACATCGTCATGGGCGGCGATGGCAAGGACTTCACTAACGGCGGAGCCAACGCCAACGAGACCTTCGCCGGAGCCGGTGACGACTTCGTCATGCTTGGTCAAAGCCTTGACGCCGCATTCGGCGACAGTGGCGATGACTGGGAAGAAGGCGGCGACCAGCCGGACCTCATGCAGGGGGACAGCGGCAACCTGTTCTTCCTGGACGACTCTCAGAAGCCCGGACACGACATCCTGATCGGCCAGGGCGGTGACGACGACTACGACATGGAGGGCGGCGACGACATCGGCCTCGGCGGCCCCGGCATCGAAAAGGTTGCTGGAGCGTCCGGCTACGACTGGGAGATCGGCCTTGGGGACCCCCAGCCGCAGAACCTGGATCTTGACCTGCCGCTTGTTCCGCTTGACATCCTTACTGCTGATGTCCGTGACAAGTTCAACGAAGTTGAGGCGGCCTCAGGCTGGAAATTCGATGACAAGATCCGCGGAGACGACGTAGTTCCCAGTGGCGTAGGCGGTGGCGGCTTCATCGGCTGCAACGTGCTGAACCAGGAGGGCCTTGACCGCATTGCTGGCTTGGACGATCTGGTGCCGACGCTCAGCACCCCGGCGGACACGGTCATTGGAGCATCGGCGTCGAAGGACTGCCCGCTCCTGACTCCCGGTTCGAACGTCTGGGGCGGTGGCAACATCCTCCTCGGCGGCGGTGGCTCTGACGTCCTGGAGGGACGCGGGGCTGACGACATCATTGACGGTGACCGGTACCTCTCGGTCCGGCTCAGTGTCCGCACCAACCCCAATGATCCGGCCACCGAGATCGGCAGTGCTGCTGCTGACGCACCGGGCCAGAGCGCGATGACCAGCCGGTACCAGAAGGACGCTAACGGCAACCTCACGGGACCGACGCTCCAGGAGGCTGTCTTCGCAGGAACCGTGAACCCGGGCAACATCGTGGCGGTCCGCGAGATCCTCACGGGCACTGGCGGAACGGACTCGGCCGTGTTCTCTGACGTCGAAGCCAACTACACCGTGACCACCACCGGCGGCAACGGCCAGCTCGGCTCGCCGGGCTCGGTCACCACCGTGGTCCACAACGGCGGCACCGACGGCACCGACACCCTGCGGAACGTCGAACGCCTCCTCTTCTCCGACAGTGTTGCTCCGGCAGCGCCCGTCATTGGCGCGGCAACCGCCGGCAACACCCAGGCAACGGTGAACTTCACCCCGGCGGCAGGGGCGGTCACGGGCTTCAACGTCCGGGTCGTCGATGCCGCAGGAGCGCAGGTGGGTGCACTCCGCACCGCCGACGCCGACGCCACCAGCCTGGTGGTGACAGGTCTGGCCAATGGTCAGGCGTTCCGGTTCCAGGTGCAGGCGGAGAACGCCATCGGCACCAGCGCCTTCTCCGCAATGTCCAACATGGTGACCCCGGCAGTCCCCGTGCTCGTCACCGCTGTTCCGTCCATCACGGGAACCGCGGCAGCCGGCAGCACCCTGACGGCAGCTACAGGAGTCTGGGGGCCGGCGCCGGTGACAATGTCCTTCCAGTGGTTCAGCAACGGAGTTGCCGTAGTCGGCGCTACCCTGTCCACCTACACTGTTAGGCCTGCAGATGCCGGTCAGCCGGTAACCGTCACGGTCACCGGAGCCAAGGACGGGTACGAGTCGGTATCGACCACCTCGGCGGCCGTACAGGTAGCGGCTCTTCCGGTCACTTCCCCCAGCGCTCTCCGGGACTTCAACGGTGACGGTAACGCCGACATCGTCGCCCGGGACAACGCGGGTGTGCTGTGGACCTACCTGGGCAACGGGTCCGGGACCTTCCCGACCCGCGTCCGGGCCGGCGGCGGCTGGAACGGCATGAACATCATCAGCGCCTCCGGCGACGTGAACGGTGACGGCAGGTCCGACCTGCTGGCGCGGGAGTCGAACGGCGTGCTGTGGTCCTACCTGGGCAACGGCTCCGGAACGTTCCCGACCCGCATTCGGGTCGGCAGCGGCTGGAACGGCATGAACACCATCAGCGCCTCCGCTGACTTGAACGGGGATGGCCGTGCTGACCTCGTTGCCCGTGACAACGCGGGCGTGCTGTGGTCCTACCGGGGCAGCGGCGCCGGGACCTTCCCGACCCGCATCCGGGTCGGCGGCGGCTGGAACATCATGAACGCCATCACCTCCACCAGCGACGTGAACGATGACGGCAGGGCTGACCTGCTGGCCAGGGAATCGAACGGTGTCTTGTGGTCCTACCTGGGCAACGGCTCCGGAACATTCCCGAACCGCATCCGGGTCGGCACCGGCTGGAACGGCATGAACGTCATCACCGGCGCCGGCGATGTCAACGGTGACGGCAGGTCCGACCTGGTGGCCCGACAGTCGAACGGGACGCTTTGGTCCTACTTCGGCAACGGCAGCGGCGTCTTCCCGACGCGGGTCTCGGCCGGCGGCGGCTGGAACCTCATGAGCCGCATCAGCTAG
- a CDS encoding DUF2461 domain-containing protein, translating to MSTFEGIPAAAAEFYAELEENNSREWWQAHSELYRESVKEPLAALLAALEPRFGPWKMFRPNRDVRFSQDKSPYKTAQGAFASYQEGVGFYLQISADGLLLGGGYHSHSPAQLVRYRNSVDAAGSGGQLQHIVDAVAAAGFAIEGEKLKTVPRGFPKDHPRAELLKHKSLSAGVALGEPNWLRSSEAEREIAARWEQLRPLVDWVGRHAAP from the coding sequence ATGAGCACATTCGAGGGCATTCCCGCAGCAGCAGCGGAATTTTATGCTGAGCTGGAAGAGAACAACAGCCGGGAGTGGTGGCAGGCCCACTCGGAGCTGTACCGCGAGTCCGTGAAAGAGCCCCTTGCCGCACTGCTGGCCGCGCTCGAGCCCCGCTTCGGACCGTGGAAAATGTTCCGGCCCAACCGGGACGTCCGCTTCTCGCAGGATAAATCTCCGTACAAGACGGCCCAGGGCGCTTTCGCGTCGTACCAGGAAGGCGTGGGTTTCTACCTTCAGATCAGCGCGGACGGCCTGCTGCTCGGCGGCGGCTACCACTCACATTCTCCCGCGCAGCTGGTCCGATACCGGAACTCGGTGGACGCAGCAGGCAGCGGCGGCCAGCTGCAGCACATCGTGGACGCCGTCGCAGCAGCCGGCTTCGCTATTGAAGGCGAAAAGCTAAAGACGGTGCCACGGGGCTTCCCGAAAGACCACCCGCGCGCCGAGTTGCTCAAGCACAAGTCGCTGTCCGCGGGTGTTGCGCTGGGCGAGCCGAACTGGCTCAGGTCATCGGAAGCGGAACGGGAGATCGCCGCCCGGTGGGAACAGCTCCGTCCGCTGGTGGACTGGGTGGGACGGCACGCCGCCCCCTGA
- a CDS encoding amino acid permease: MNLFRTKSIEQSIADADEPGRKLKRSLSTWDLMIMGVAVAVGAGIFSVGAKAAANFAGPAVTISFLVAAVTCALAIMCYAEFATAIPVAGSAYVFTYATMGEILAWIIGWNLILELFTAAAVIAKYWGIYLSKVFALMGVEMPPAISIGGVDLYWGAFLIVAVFTVLLVLGTKLSARVGNIFTLIKIAVVVFVIIVGFSYVKFSNYTPFVPASEPTANAGAADVLKQSFFGFLTGAAPAQYGTMGIFAGAALVFFAFIGFDVVATSAEEVKNPQKTLPRGIFGGLALVTLLYILVSLALTGMVSYTQLAEAESPTLTTAFEAVGNTDAAKVIAFGSLVGLTTVIMVLLMGLSRVVLAMSRDGLLPRSLSKTSEKRSTPVRLQIICGAAVALVAGLTNVDLLEEMINIGTLSAFVMVSLGILVLRKKRPDLKPAFRVPFGKVLPVVSAVLCLYLMTNLAVETWIFFGIWLLLGIAIYFAYGQRHSRLNEKFAGAKAAVDGPTSDLGDRDDDELSKV; this comes from the coding sequence ATGAACCTTTTCCGGACCAAATCCATCGAGCAGTCGATTGCCGACGCCGATGAGCCCGGACGCAAGCTGAAGCGCTCCCTGAGCACGTGGGACCTCATGATCATGGGCGTCGCTGTTGCTGTGGGCGCCGGCATCTTCTCCGTGGGCGCCAAGGCCGCCGCGAACTTCGCAGGCCCCGCCGTCACCATCTCCTTCCTGGTCGCCGCCGTCACGTGTGCCCTGGCCATCATGTGCTACGCCGAATTTGCCACCGCCATCCCGGTGGCCGGCTCGGCCTACGTTTTCACCTACGCCACCATGGGCGAGATTTTGGCCTGGATCATCGGCTGGAACCTGATCCTCGAGCTCTTTACGGCGGCTGCGGTGATCGCCAAGTACTGGGGCATCTACCTCAGCAAGGTTTTCGCCCTCATGGGAGTCGAAATGCCGCCTGCCATCTCGATCGGCGGCGTTGACCTGTACTGGGGCGCCTTCCTCATCGTTGCCGTTTTCACCGTGCTGCTGGTGCTCGGAACCAAGCTGTCCGCCCGCGTGGGCAATATCTTCACGCTGATCAAGATCGCCGTGGTGGTGTTCGTGATCATCGTGGGGTTCAGCTACGTGAAGTTCTCCAACTACACCCCCTTTGTCCCGGCCTCTGAGCCTACGGCCAACGCTGGTGCGGCCGACGTTCTCAAGCAGTCGTTCTTCGGCTTCCTCACGGGTGCTGCCCCCGCGCAGTACGGCACCATGGGCATCTTCGCCGGCGCCGCGCTGGTGTTCTTCGCCTTCATTGGCTTCGACGTGGTGGCCACCTCCGCAGAAGAGGTCAAGAACCCTCAGAAGACGCTGCCCCGCGGCATCTTCGGCGGGCTGGCCCTGGTGACGCTGCTGTACATCCTCGTGTCCCTCGCCCTGACCGGCATGGTCTCCTACACGCAGCTTGCCGAGGCGGAAAGCCCCACACTCACCACGGCCTTCGAGGCCGTTGGCAACACCGACGCCGCGAAGGTGATCGCCTTCGGCTCGCTCGTGGGCCTGACCACTGTGATCATGGTGCTGCTCATGGGCCTGTCCCGCGTGGTGCTGGCCATGAGCCGCGACGGCCTGCTGCCGCGCTCCCTATCCAAGACCAGCGAAAAGCGCTCGACGCCGGTCCGCCTGCAGATCATCTGCGGCGCCGCCGTTGCACTGGTTGCCGGACTCACCAACGTGGACCTGCTCGAGGAAATGATCAACATTGGCACCCTGTCCGCGTTCGTGATGGTCAGCCTGGGCATCCTTGTGCTGCGCAAGAAGCGCCCCGACCTGAAGCCGGCCTTCCGGGTCCCGTTCGGCAAGGTGCTTCCCGTCGTATCCGCGGTGCTGTGCCTGTACCTGATGACCAACCTCGCCGTGGAGACCTGGATCTTCTTCGGCATCTGGCTGCTGCTGGGCATTGCCATCTACTTCGCGTACGGGCAGCGCCACTCCCGCCTCAACGAGAAGTTCGCCGGCGCCAAGGCAGCTGTGGACGGCCCTACAAGCGACCTCGGCGACCGGGATGACGACGAGCTGAGCAAGGTTTAG
- a CDS encoding catalase has product MTSNISAPAVSTTQSGAPVTSDAHSKAVGADGAIILTDHYLVEKLAQFNRERVPERVVHAKGGGAFGTFKATEDISKYTKAAFLQPGVETEMLIRFSSVAGENGSPDTWRDPRGFAVKFYTSEGNYDLVGNNTPVFFIRDGIKFPDFIHSQKRLPGSHLRDADMQWDFWTLSPESAHQVTWLMGDRGLPASWREMQGYGSHTYQWINAEGERFWVKYHFHSNQGVKNITGEEAEALAGSDADFYIRDLHENIEAGNLPAWDLHVQVMPYEDAKTYRFNPFDLTKVWPHADYPLIKVGTMELNRNPENYFAQIEQATFAPSNFVPGIAASPDKMLQARIFSYADAHRYRVGTNHAQIPVNQPKSQVNNYSQDGAGRFLFNAPSVPVYAPNTFGGPAAVEPQSPAGGWENDGELTHAAHSLHAEDSDFVQAGALYREVYNDAEKARFLDTITGAVGGVKSPGIKERAIQYWTNVDAELGAKLRANLGAAALSDAEAANKIG; this is encoded by the coding sequence ATGACCTCGAACATCTCTGCGCCTGCCGTGTCCACCACGCAGTCGGGTGCCCCGGTGACGTCCGATGCACATTCCAAGGCTGTCGGCGCTGACGGCGCGATCATCCTCACGGACCACTACCTGGTGGAAAAGCTCGCCCAGTTTAACCGCGAGCGGGTTCCGGAGCGCGTAGTGCACGCCAAGGGCGGCGGCGCTTTCGGTACCTTCAAGGCCACCGAGGACATCTCCAAGTACACCAAGGCCGCGTTCCTGCAGCCGGGCGTCGAGACCGAGATGCTGATCCGTTTCTCCTCCGTCGCGGGCGAGAACGGCTCCCCCGACACCTGGCGTGACCCCCGCGGTTTCGCGGTGAAGTTCTACACGTCCGAGGGCAACTACGACCTGGTGGGCAACAACACCCCGGTGTTCTTCATCCGCGACGGCATCAAGTTCCCGGACTTCATCCACTCCCAGAAGCGCCTGCCCGGCTCGCACCTGCGCGACGCCGACATGCAGTGGGACTTCTGGACCCTCTCCCCCGAGTCCGCACACCAGGTTACCTGGCTGATGGGTGACCGCGGCCTGCCCGCGTCCTGGCGTGAAATGCAGGGCTACGGCTCGCACACCTACCAGTGGATCAACGCCGAGGGCGAGCGGTTCTGGGTCAAGTACCACTTCCACTCCAACCAGGGCGTGAAGAACATCACGGGCGAAGAAGCCGAGGCCCTCGCCGGCTCCGACGCGGACTTCTACATCCGCGACCTGCACGAGAACATCGAAGCCGGCAACCTCCCCGCCTGGGACCTGCACGTCCAGGTCATGCCGTACGAGGACGCCAAGACCTACCGTTTCAACCCGTTCGACCTGACCAAGGTCTGGCCGCACGCGGACTACCCGCTGATCAAGGTCGGCACCATGGAGCTGAACCGGAACCCGGAGAACTACTTCGCGCAGATCGAGCAGGCCACCTTCGCGCCGTCGAACTTCGTGCCCGGCATCGCCGCGTCCCCGGACAAGATGCTCCAGGCCCGGATCTTCTCCTACGCGGACGCACACCGCTACCGCGTGGGCACCAACCACGCCCAGATCCCGGTGAACCAGCCCAAGAGCCAGGTCAACAACTACAGCCAGGACGGCGCCGGACGCTTCCTGTTCAACGCTCCTTCGGTTCCGGTCTACGCACCGAACACGTTCGGCGGCCCCGCCGCCGTGGAGCCGCAGAGCCCGGCAGGCGGCTGGGAGAACGACGGCGAGCTGACGCACGCTGCGCACTCCCTGCACGCCGAGGACAGCGACTTCGTTCAGGCCGGCGCGCTGTACCGCGAGGTTTACAACGACGCCGAAAAGGCCCGCTTCCTGGACACCATCACCGGTGCCGTGGGCGGCGTGAAGAGCCCCGGTATCAAGGAACGCGCCATCCAGTACTGGACCAACGTTGACGCCGAGCTCGGCGCCAAGCTCCGCGCCAACCTCGGCGCAGCAGCCCTCTCCGATGCCGAAGCCGCCAACAAGATCGGCTAA
- a CDS encoding DUF779 domain-containing protein — protein sequence MTTRLDAAVTLPGEDFSRVALTAEAVGLLRKLWAQHGPLMFHQSGGCCDGSAPMCYPAGEFLTGDSDVLLGRFDLSADDGGQPLEFWMSREQFGYWSHTHLTVDVVEGRGSGFSVEAPEGKRFLIRSTLMDWPV from the coding sequence ATGACGACGAGGCTGGACGCCGCGGTGACGCTGCCCGGGGAGGACTTCTCCCGGGTGGCGCTCACCGCCGAGGCGGTGGGGCTGCTGCGGAAGCTCTGGGCGCAGCACGGACCGCTCATGTTCCACCAGTCCGGCGGCTGCTGCGACGGCTCGGCGCCCATGTGCTACCCGGCGGGCGAGTTCCTCACGGGGGATTCCGACGTGCTGCTGGGGCGGTTTGATCTCTCCGCGGACGACGGCGGGCAGCCGCTGGAGTTCTGGATGTCCCGGGAACAGTTCGGCTACTGGAGCCACACCCACCTGACGGTGGATGTGGTGGAGGGCCGGGGGAGCGGGTTTTCCGTCGAGGCGCCGGAAGGCAAACGCTTCTTGATCCGCTCCACGCTCATGGACTGGCCCGTGTAG